In Candidatus Desulfatibia profunda, a genomic segment contains:
- a CDS encoding NUDIX domain-containing protein, translating to MKKRPYIGVAVIVIKDGKVLLGKRKNSHGSGTWHFPGGHLEFNESIEACARREVFEETGLRIKNIRLGPYTNDMFEKEQKHYITLFAVSEYDSGVVELKEPEKCDTWDWFEWTQLPQPSFLSIQNLLKLNFKPPT from the coding sequence GCGTAGCGGTTATCGTCATCAAGGACGGCAAGGTCCTGCTTGGAAAGCGTAAAAATTCCCATGGATCGGGCACCTGGCATTTTCCGGGCGGCCACCTGGAATTCAACGAGTCCATCGAAGCGTGTGCCCGCAGAGAAGTTTTTGAAGAAACCGGCCTCAGAATCAAAAATATAAGACTTGGTCCATATACCAACGATATGTTCGAGAAGGAGCAAAAACACTATATCACCTTATTTGCTGTTTCAGAGTACGATTCCGGCGTGGTGGAACTTAAAGAGCCGGAAAAGTGCGACACTTGGGATTGGTTTGAGTGGACTCAACTGCCGCAACCGTCGTTTTTATCGATTCAAAATTTGCTGAAGCTAAATTTCAAACCGCCGACTTAA